One stretch of Synechococcales cyanobacterium T60_A2020_003 DNA includes these proteins:
- a CDS encoding D-alanyl-D-alanine carboxypeptidase codes for MLRTVSMGVLTLWFNLTSNVYTLHESQLSNWVQESAWVESLLEPEYNPNPKAEALMQAYLERLDRLGFSASEQGFWIQSGRDVLASHQATEPLPAASLTKIATTLVALETWRPDHTFETQISATGHLQDDTLMGDLVIQGDGDPFFVWEEAIAIGNALNQMGIRRVTGDVIVTGNFAMNYESNPVRSGELFAQGINANLWPYEADYQFRTLPPETPRPVVEVMGRVRMLPTSALDELLYPLIRHESLPLDQILKSMNVYSNNAMAEMLAEDLGGAHTVAKKAAAAAYVPEDEIVLENGSGLGVENRISPRAVTAMLMAIQRHLAARDLNVADLFPVMGRDEGTLLDRQMPESATVKTGTLNDVSALAGVIPTRDRGLVWFTIINRGWDLDEFRYQQDLFLQGLSQEWTPTASVPAEIRSSDRDQMSVNKLGAPERNTLLVQPSATASVPTDRPE; via the coding sequence TTGGGTACAGGAATCGGCGTGGGTAGAATCTCTTTTAGAGCCTGAGTATAATCCAAATCCAAAGGCTGAAGCACTGATGCAAGCCTATCTAGAACGACTAGATCGTCTTGGTTTCTCGGCTTCAGAGCAAGGATTTTGGATACAGTCCGGGCGTGACGTGCTTGCGTCCCATCAGGCAACGGAACCTTTGCCCGCTGCCTCCTTGACAAAAATTGCGACGACGTTGGTGGCTTTAGAAACCTGGCGTCCGGATCACACCTTCGAGACGCAGATTAGCGCCACTGGACATCTGCAAGACGATACCCTGATGGGCGATCTGGTGATCCAAGGGGATGGTGATCCTTTTTTTGTGTGGGAGGAGGCGATCGCCATCGGTAACGCATTAAACCAAATGGGGATTCGGCGCGTGACGGGAGATGTGATCGTCACAGGCAACTTTGCCATGAACTACGAGTCTAATCCGGTGCGCTCCGGTGAGTTATTTGCCCAGGGAATTAACGCGAATCTTTGGCCCTACGAGGCTGACTATCAGTTCAGGACGCTACCTCCAGAAACGCCTCGTCCTGTGGTCGAAGTAATGGGACGCGTGCGAATGCTGCCCACAAGTGCCTTAGATGAACTTCTGTATCCGTTAATTCGCCATGAATCCTTGCCCCTCGACCAAATCTTGAAGTCAATGAACGTTTACAGCAATAACGCGATGGCGGAAATGCTGGCTGAAGACCTGGGGGGAGCCCACACCGTTGCCAAAAAAGCAGCGGCGGCGGCCTACGTTCCCGAAGATGAGATTGTACTGGAAAACGGATCGGGGCTAGGCGTAGAAAACCGGATCTCGCCGCGAGCAGTAACCGCAATGTTGATGGCGATCCAGCGTCACTTGGCGGCTCGTGATTTGAATGTAGCTGACCTGTTCCCAGTAATGGGGCGGGATGAAGGAACCCTCCTCGATCGACAGATGCCGGAGTCTGCAACCGTAAAAACCGGAACCCTCAACGACGTTAGTGCCCTAGCAGGGGTGATTCCAACGCGCGATCGCGGCTTGGTGTGGTTCACGATCATTAACCGAGGGTGGGATTTAGACGAATTTCGCTACCAGCAAGATCTGTTTTTGCAAGGGCTATCCCAGGAATGGACGCCGACCGCAAGCGTACCTGCTGAGATCCGTTCTAGTGATCGCGATCAGATGTCTGTGAATAAGCTGGGTGCCCCAGAGCGCAATACCCTCCTGGTTCAACCGTCGGCAACGGCTTCTGTTCCTACAGATCGTCCGGAATAA
- the lptC gene encoding LPS export ABC transporter periplasmic protein LptC, producing the protein MNLTFLRTRSPFKVLATALVLTALLSNVTGCRNRPAADQQLDTEEEQQEPQKRSSELVLNEVTLEQPDENGNLLWRVVAQEATYDEQKQRAEVQNPKGQLYRDGKPIYEITGDRGEIYQDGQRLVVIGNVNVKDLRNGAILKGDEMTWLPQDSQLTIKGKLTGTNPKVQITGEEATLYEQEQRLVVTGTAIAVTTRSPKYKLQADDLVWLLDQEIVSTDKPLQIQRLNSKGEVTDRATSNSGLMRVEENIAELRDNAVVTLRSPDTQVTSDLLIWDLNQNRVNAKAPVQVQLRDNRIKLASNSGDFDLENELFYFYGNVQAEAQRDRSRLTSDSLIFNADANTLIAEGNVNYQQQDPKMTVTGPRLDGMLEDEHFVMSGGRVVTEIIPDDL; encoded by the coding sequence GTGAACTTGACCTTTTTACGAACGCGATCGCCTTTTAAAGTCCTCGCGACTGCTCTTGTACTAACGGCCTTGCTATCAAACGTTACGGGATGCCGTAATCGGCCTGCGGCAGACCAACAGCTAGATACAGAAGAAGAGCAGCAGGAACCTCAAAAGCGCTCCTCTGAGCTCGTGCTTAACGAAGTCACCTTGGAGCAACCGGACGAAAACGGCAATTTGCTTTGGCGCGTTGTCGCCCAGGAAGCCACCTATGACGAACAGAAGCAGCGCGCCGAAGTCCAAAACCCAAAGGGACAACTCTACCGCGATGGCAAACCGATTTATGAAATCACGGGCGATCGCGGCGAAATCTACCAAGACGGGCAGCGCCTGGTGGTGATTGGCAACGTCAACGTTAAGGATCTCCGAAATGGTGCCATTCTGAAAGGTGATGAAATGACCTGGCTGCCCCAGGACAGTCAACTCACCATTAAAGGCAAGCTGACAGGCACAAACCCTAAAGTACAGATCACGGGCGAGGAAGCCACACTATACGAGCAAGAACAGCGATTGGTTGTAACAGGAACGGCGATCGCCGTTACCACCCGCAGTCCCAAGTACAAGTTGCAGGCGGATGACTTGGTGTGGTTGCTGGATCAGGAAATTGTGTCTACTGATAAACCGCTGCAAATTCAGCGATTGAATAGTAAAGGCGAAGTCACCGATCGCGCCACGAGCAACTCGGGTTTGATGCGGGTCGAGGAAAATATCGCGGAGCTTCGAGACAATGCTGTCGTCACGCTGCGGAGTCCGGATACTCAAGTCACCAGTGATCTACTGATTTGGGATCTGAACCAAAATCGGGTGAACGCCAAAGCCCCCGTTCAAGTCCAACTCCGGGATAATCGGATCAAGTTGGCCTCTAATAGCGGTGATTTCGATCTCGAAAACGAACTATTTTACTTCTACGGAAATGTTCAGGCTGAGGCTCAGCGTGATCGCTCCCGTCTCACGAGCGACTCCCTCATCTTTAATGCGGATGCCAACACCCTGATCGCAGAGGGCAACGTCAATTACCAGCAGCAAGATCCGAAAATGACCGTCACAGGCCCTCGCCTCGATGGCATGCTGGAAGATGAGCACTTTGTCATGAGCGGAGGACGCGTAGTCACGGAAATTATTCCGGACGATCTGTAG
- a CDS encoding radical SAM protein, producing MAAQTDSFQSVYGPVQSWRFGRSLGIDPIGKISVCSFDCVYCQLGEIEVKTSDRQCFIPTATIEHDLQRYAPWEVDRMTLSGSGEPTLALNLGEILTLVTAMTHKPTAVLTNGTLLDDPTVRAELAIADAVAVKLDAITPDQWRRVNRPVATLDYATQWPSLMTFRQDYTGQLLIQTMLLSPWSDEEQDRYIAQMQELKPDEIQLNTPTRPKPFHHQLEARGNHNPLNAPYPSRWLKPVQRSALETFRDRLLDATQIPVRIPNLSTLPSSG from the coding sequence ATGGCAGCGCAAACTGACTCGTTTCAATCCGTCTATGGCCCCGTTCAGTCCTGGCGATTTGGGCGATCGCTCGGCATTGATCCCATTGGCAAAATCTCCGTCTGCTCCTTTGATTGTGTGTACTGTCAACTGGGTGAAATTGAGGTCAAAACAAGCGATCGCCAGTGTTTTATCCCCACTGCAACAATTGAGCATGACTTACAACGCTATGCCCCGTGGGAGGTGGATCGCATGACTCTCAGCGGCAGTGGCGAACCGACGCTCGCCCTAAACCTAGGGGAGATCCTCACTCTCGTCACCGCTATGACTCACAAACCCACGGCTGTCCTTACAAACGGGACGCTGCTGGATGATCCGACGGTGCGAGCAGAATTGGCGATCGCCGATGCCGTCGCGGTGAAGCTAGACGCCATCACACCAGACCAATGGCGACGGGTGAATCGTCCAGTGGCGACTTTAGACTATGCCACTCAATGGCCAAGTCTGATGACGTTTCGGCAGGACTATACGGGACAACTCTTGATCCAAACCATGCTTCTTTCGCCCTGGAGTGACGAAGAGCAGGATCGCTACATCGCCCAAATGCAGGAGCTCAAACCGGACGAAATTCAACTGAATACTCCCACCCGTCCTAAACCCTTCCATCACCAGCTTGAAGCCCGTGGCAACCACAATCCTCTGAATGCACCTTATCCATCGCGCTGGCTTAAGCCTGTACAACGGTCAGCTCTCGAAACATTTCGCGATCGCCTTTTGGATGCCACCCAGATTCCGGTTCGCATTCCTAACCTCTCTACTCTGCCCTCGTCAGGGTAA